In a single window of the Metopolophium dirhodum isolate CAU chromosome 2, ASM1992520v1, whole genome shotgun sequence genome:
- the LOC132938633 gene encoding G2/mitotic-specific cyclin-B, with amino-acid sequence MATGIRRDLHLRQDKVYNENNIPKGVKDSKSSGLIAPRRAVLNDLSSNLQNNQNANQKGKITITKPTIQITKPTTRLASNLNRTTTSVTTKVKPSLNTSKTVLKVNTGLNENVSNIPKAIIRPKTVGLIKTYRGTLTRSSSLRNKSVVLTESQKKEQEWITACKVDAVDKNDEFDPFLVGAYSKPIFAYMMSLENQHIIKQDYLANHKYITSSNRSVVVDWLVEVQQEFQIMQESLYTAVGILDRYLQENQSVARNKLQLIGATSLLLGCKYEEIYVPEITDFVYLSDNAFTKDEVKSSLVDVFRTINFSLSRPFSLTFLRRFSKVSGARSSQHSLAKYFLELALIDYNLAHIKPSEIAASGLLLAVVITNDPELDDNPEDVKSLLSLYWTDVMQKHSTYKMDELISTIQSLAHLALNAPEWKYKAVYKKYQSAKMGRITTSSLLSSPAMRFIAQTC; translated from the exons ATGGCGACAGGCATCAGACGTGACTTGCACTTG AGACAAGACAAagtatataatgaaaataatatacctaaaggAGTTAAAGATTCTAAGAGCAGTGGTTTAATAGCTCCTAGAAGAGCTGTACTAAACGACTTAAGCAGTAACTTGCAGAATAATCAGAATGCTAATCAAAAAggaaaaattacaataacaaaacCCACCATCCAAATAACAAAACCTACTACAAGACTTGCTTCTAA TTTAAATCGTACTACTACTTCTGTTACTACAAAAGTGAAACCTTCATTAAACACATCTAAGACTGTTCTTAAAGTTAATACTggtttaaatgaaaatgtatcCAACATTCCAAAAGCTATCATCAGACCTAAGACAGTTGGATTGATCAAGACTTATAGAGGAACTTTGACCAGGAGTTCATCGCTTAGAAACAAATCT gttGTATTAACAGAATCTCAAAAGAAGGAACAAGAATGGATTACTGCTTGTAAAGTAGATGCTGTTGACAAAAATGATGAATTTGATCCGTTTCTTGTCGGGGCATACTCCAAACCTATTTTTGCTTATATGATGAGCTTAGAG aatCAACATATCATAAAACAAGATTATTTAGCCAACCACAAATACATTACATCATCCAACCGTAGTGTTGTTGTTGACTGGCTTGTGGAAGTACAACAAGAATTTCAAATTATGCAAGAATCTCTTTATACGGCTGTTGGAATTCTTGACAGATATTTAcaa GAAAACCAAAGTGTTGCTCGAAATAAACTTCAATTAATTGGGGCCACAAGTCTACTGCTTGGCTGCAAGTATGAAGAAATATATGTACCTGAGATAACTGACTTTGTCTATTTATCGGACAATGCTTTCACCAAGGATGAAGTAAAATCAAGTTTAGTAGATGTCTTcagaacaattaatttttcactTTCTAGACCTTTCTCTTTAACATTTTTGCGAAGGTTTAGCAAAGTCTCAGGC gCACGGTCATCACAACATTCTTTGGCTAAATACTTTTTGGAATTGGCTTTAATTGACTATAATTTGGCACATATTAAACCATCTGAAATAGCGGCATCTGGTCTATTGTTAGCAGTCGTCATAACTAATGACCCTGAATTAGATGATAACCCTGAAGACGTCAAatcattattatctttatattggACAGATGTAATGCAAAAACACTCAACATATAAAATGGATGAATTGATATCTACCATTCAATCGCTTGCGCATTTAGCTCTTAATGCCCCTGAATGGAAATACaag GCTGTTTACAAAAAATACCAGAGTGCGAAGATGGGAAGAATCACAACAAGTTCCTTACTGAGCTCACCGGCTATGAGGTTTATTGCACAAACATGTTAA